Proteins encoded within one genomic window of Arachis ipaensis cultivar K30076 chromosome B08, Araip1.1, whole genome shotgun sequence:
- the LOC110265396 gene encoding disease resistance protein TAO1-like — MLQKSQEIRSFRMYKTTADPPFNWISYKTCYLNLRDCSSLVRLKFGDNKCKLSSLIVLHLSGCTKLESTPDFLGLLNLEYLDLEQCTSLVHMHNSIWALEKLRSLSLRDNINLKGGPNGIACMTSLHTLDFQGSSNLSELRLVISRRYTTLGKSIPSQVLEALSFLDLGFCNLSKVPDDIGELKGLERLNLQGNSFTSLPYTIGRLSRLAYLNLEQCFNLHSLPQLPFFNDPLGGRYFKTVSGSRNQANKKIKIRK; from the coding sequence ATGTTGCAAAAATCTCAAGAGATTAGATCTTTCAGGATGTACAAAACTACAGCAGATCCACCCTTCAATTGGATTTCTTACAAGACTTGTTACTTGAATTTGAGGGACTGTAGTAGTTTGGTTAGACTCAAATTTGGTGATAATAAATGCAAGTTAAGCTCTCTGATAGTTCTACACCTCTCAGGCTGCACAAAATTGGAAAGTACACCAGATTTTTTGGGGCTCTTAAATCTAGAATATCTTGATCTTGAACAATGTACAAGTTTGGTTCATATGCATAACTCTATTTGGGCCCTTGAAAAACTTAGATCTTTGAGTTTGAGAGATAATATAAATCTTAAGGGGGGACCTAATGGCATCGCTTGTATGACATCTCTTCATACTCTAGATTTTCAAGGCTCCTCAAACCTTTCAGAACTTCGGCTTGTTATTAGCAGACGTTACACAACTCTTGGCAAGTCTATCCCTTCACAGGTTCTGGAAGCTTTATCATTTCTGGATCTTGGCTTTTGCAATCTATCAAAGGTTCCTGATGATATTGGGGAATTAAAGGGGTTAGAAAGACTAAATTTACAGGGAAACAGCTTCACTAGTTTACCTTATACGATTGGGAGGCTTTCCAGGCTAGCATATTTGAACTTAGAACAATGCTTTAATCTTCATTCACTGCCTCAACTCCCATTTTTCAATGACCCGTTAGGAGGACGATATTTTAAAACAGTGTCCGGATCAAGGAATCAGgctaacaagaaaataaagataagaaaataa